The following are from one region of the Anaeropeptidivorans aminofermentans genome:
- a CDS encoding MazG-like family protein — translation MSGFSDGKELDIARNIKLIEELKGSILTDIANLYVHMAKAHSQREEIEDDIAEVIINTYLLSSRLGLNCSDIEELVVKKLKIRLLKEGALDFDIKEILDYFEGQ, via the coding sequence ATGTCGGGCTTTTCTGATGGCAAAGAATTGGATATTGCAAGGAATATAAAGCTTATTGAAGAGCTTAAAGGCTCTATTCTTACTGATATTGCAAATCTTTATGTACATATGGCGAAGGCTCATTCCCAAAGAGAGGAAATAGAAGACGATATTGCGGAAGTCATAATAAATACATATTTGCTTTCTTCAAGGCTTGGGCTTAATTGCAGTGATATTGAAGAGCTTGTGGTAAAAAAACTTAAAATCCGTTTGCTTAAGGAGGGAGCTCTTGATTTTGACATCAAAGAGATATTAGATTATTTTGAGGGACAGTAA
- the pheA gene encoding prephenate dehydratase, translated as MKVGFLGPKGTFTEKACICYNKDAERIAYNTFFDALLGVEEGECDRCLAAVENSTEGTVNTTLDPMIFDRNLFIEKLIILPIEQNILIKKGTDPSKIRKIVSHPQALAQCRIFTRDNFKDACEVTVSSTAEAARLTAGSDGHIAAIASSLTAEIYDLDILHKSVQDNNTNRTSFIAVTKEDTSEPKEGCITTIAFSTKNEPGELYRILDIFSLWDINMTKILSRPWRNKPGEYIFIADIENNNIEDIKDALVMVKRKTKFFKILGTYPIEDYTVGL; from the coding sequence ATGAAGGTCGGATTTTTAGGCCCAAAAGGGACTTTTACAGAAAAGGCATGTATTTGCTATAATAAAGATGCTGAAAGGATTGCCTATAACACATTCTTTGACGCTCTCTTAGGTGTAGAGGAAGGAGAATGCGACAGGTGCCTTGCCGCTGTAGAAAATTCTACGGAAGGCACAGTAAATACGACCTTGGATCCAATGATATTCGATAGGAATCTATTTATAGAAAAGCTTATTATTCTTCCCATAGAACAGAATATATTGATTAAAAAGGGCACAGACCCAAGTAAAATAAGAAAAATCGTATCCCATCCCCAGGCTCTTGCCCAGTGCCGGATATTTACAAGGGATAATTTTAAAGATGCCTGCGAAGTGACCGTATCAAGCACCGCCGAAGCCGCAAGGCTTACCGCCGGAAGCGATGGGCATATAGCGGCTATTGCGTCCAGTCTTACGGCAGAAATATATGATTTGGATATTTTACATAAATCTGTTCAGGATAACAATACTAATAGAACATCATTTATAGCCGTAACGAAAGAGGATACTTCGGAGCCTAAAGAAGGCTGTATTACAACGATTGCCTTTTCAACTAAAAATGAACCGGGAGAGCTTTATAGGATACTGGATATATTTTCTCTTTGGGACATTAATATGACAAAGATTTTAAGCAGGCCTTGGCGGAATAAGCCGGGAGAATATATTTTTATCGCCGATATTGAGAATAATAATATCGAAGATATAAAAGACGCCCTTGTTATGGTAAAAAGAAAGACAAAGTTTTTTAAAATACTGGGCACTTATCCAATAGAAGATTATACTGTAGGCTTGTAA
- the rplI gene encoding 50S ribosomal protein L9: protein MKVILLEDIKGVGKKGEILEASEGYARNFLLPRKLAIEANKQNVLELEAKKKSEENKRQAELDAAREMKEILENLSIDLYVKAGESGKLFGSVTNKEIAQALEEQKNIQIDRKKISIRNIKSVGEEKADIKLHPKVSAQLKLNILGLKD, encoded by the coding sequence ATGAAGGTTATTTTACTTGAAGATATAAAAGGGGTAGGCAAAAAAGGAGAAATCCTCGAAGCAAGCGAAGGTTATGCAAGAAATTTCCTCCTTCCGAGAAAGCTTGCCATAGAAGCAAACAAACAAAATGTTTTAGAACTTGAAGCAAAGAAAAAATCTGAGGAAAACAAAAGACAGGCAGAGCTTGATGCTGCCCGGGAAATGAAAGAAATCCTTGAAAACCTGTCTATTGATTTATATGTAAAGGCCGGAGAAAGCGGAAAGCTTTTCGGTTCCGTTACAAATAAGGAAATAGCTCAGGCTCTTGAAGAACAGAAAAATATACAAATAGACAGAAAGAAAATAAGCATCAGGAACATAAAATCCGTAGGAGAAGAAAAGGCGGATATTAAGCTTCATCCGAAAGTTTCGGCCCAGCTTAAATTAAATATTTTAGGTCTTAAGGATTGA
- the serS gene encoding serine--tRNA ligase produces MIDIRLLRNDPELVKENIRKKFQEDKLTLVDEVVELDREFRKAKGQVDDLRNKRTVKSKEIGGLMAKGLKEDAEKAKAEVVEFSAELERLENLSNELTQKIKEKMAFIPNIIDPSVPIGKDDSENVETARYGEASKPAFEVPYHIDIMQRLNGVDLDSARKTTGSGFYYLKGDIARLHSAILSYARDFMIDKGFTYYIPPFMIRSEVVAGVMSFAEMENMMYKIEGEDLYLIGTSEHSMIGKFIDEILPEEELPQALTSYSPCFRKEVGAHGIEERGVYRIHQFEKQEMIVVCKPEESKEWFDKLYNYSIEFFRSLDIPVRTIECCSGDLADLKVKSIDVEAWSPRQEKYFEVGSCSNLGDAQARRLGLRVKGQNGNYFPHTLNNTVVAPPRMLISFLENNLNEDGSVRIPKPLRAYMGGKEIIA; encoded by the coding sequence ATGATTGATATTCGATTATTAAGAAATGACCCTGAACTTGTGAAAGAGAATATAAGAAAAAAGTTTCAGGAGGATAAGCTTACTCTTGTAGACGAGGTAGTTGAGCTTGATAGGGAGTTCAGAAAGGCAAAAGGCCAGGTTGATGACCTACGCAATAAGAGAACAGTAAAAAGCAAGGAAATCGGCGGGCTTATGGCTAAAGGTCTTAAAGAAGATGCGGAAAAGGCAAAGGCCGAGGTAGTGGAATTTTCAGCAGAGCTTGAAAGGCTTGAAAATCTTTCAAACGAACTTACCCAAAAAATAAAAGAGAAAATGGCCTTTATACCAAATATTATTGATCCAAGCGTTCCTATAGGAAAAGACGACAGTGAAAACGTGGAAACAGCCCGTTATGGAGAGGCTTCAAAGCCTGCCTTTGAAGTTCCTTATCATATTGATATTATGCAAAGGCTTAACGGTGTTGACCTTGACAGCGCCAGAAAGACTACAGGAAGCGGCTTCTATTATTTAAAGGGCGATATTGCAAGGCTTCATTCCGCTATTCTCAGTTATGCAAGAGATTTTATGATAGACAAAGGGTTTACCTATTATATACCGCCTTTTATGATAAGAAGCGAGGTTGTGGCAGGGGTTATGAGCTTTGCGGAAATGGAAAACATGATGTATAAAATAGAGGGGGAGGACCTTTATCTTATAGGCACAAGCGAACATTCCATGATAGGTAAATTTATTGATGAAATATTGCCGGAAGAAGAGCTTCCCCAGGCCCTTACGTCTTATTCTCCCTGCTTTAGAAAAGAAGTAGGCGCTCACGGCATTGAAGAAAGAGGGGTTTACCGTATTCACCAGTTTGAAAAACAAGAAATGATCGTTGTATGCAAGCCGGAAGAAAGCAAGGAATGGTTCGATAAGCTTTATAATTATTCTATTGAATTTTTCCGCTCTCTTGATATTCCTGTTAGAACAATAGAATGCTGTTCAGGAGATTTAGCCGATCTTAAGGTAAAAAGCATAGACGTTGAGGCCTGGTCCCCAAGACAGGAGAAGTATTTTGAAGTAGGAAGCTGCTCAAATCTTGGAGACGCTCAGGCAAGAAGGCTTGGCCTTCGGGTAAAAGGGCAGAACGGCAATTACTTCCCTCATACGTTAAACAATACGGTTGTAGCCCCGCCGAGAATGCTGATTTCCTTCCTTGAAAACAATCTAAATGAAGACGGAAGCGTAAGAATACCGAAGCCTTTAAGAGCCTATATGGGCGGAAAAGAAATTATTGCCTGA
- a CDS encoding DHH family phosphoesterase, translating into MKKNIKIALIILSVVLFVMAYFMPELIYAGIILLLVISIYDSAKEPSAEVLQSTMTFEDLSGEFEEGNKAPSILISNDSYYETESFKRQIRKETHDSAINLLDPNKAKQKIDFNYKSYDVFCWNLTKEIKCFSFFEAKEAEPPEEACRIGNVCVSLIFIDNYFDVMETIEESRKPLVIALIDRKINAFVQSVEGVVKKFEKDRYIFIFDGSKLEAIKQKKFYILDQIREIDMGNKVPITLSIGIGINGRSLHHNMEYARAAIDLALGRGGDQALIKDGENYQFFGGKAREIEINSGVRARVKAYAMTELINECSDVLIMGHRNADLDCLGAGVGIYRIVSDHGKKAHIVLNDVSTSIKGMYDKLMEISCYREGCFITGEEALEKIGYNTLLVVVDSHRPSILECPELIERSHKTVVIDHHRKGAEFVKNPVLTYHEPYASSTCELITDMLRYLNLKIQLSATEADALLAGITVDTKNYVIKTGTKTFEAAAYLKRSGADTIRVRMVMQNDMESYKAKAMAVNNAKIFMENIAIAVCPAYVENPELTTAQISDDLLNITGIEASFAVYFDHAGEKVHISARSLGGINVQRIMEKMGGGGHQTAAGTQIVSEDMEEVMERLEESIESYLNSNKIEKI; encoded by the coding sequence ATGAAAAAGAATATTAAAATAGCATTAATTATATTAAGCGTAGTATTGTTTGTAATGGCTTATTTTATGCCTGAGCTTATATATGCAGGCATTATTCTGCTTCTTGTAATATCCATATATGATTCGGCAAAGGAACCATCTGCAGAAGTTTTGCAAAGCACTATGACTTTTGAAGATTTATCCGGTGAATTTGAAGAAGGCAATAAAGCGCCTTCAATCTTAATCAGTAATGACAGCTATTATGAAACAGAGTCTTTTAAAAGGCAGATACGAAAAGAGACCCATGACTCTGCAATAAACCTTCTTGATCCGAATAAAGCAAAACAGAAAATTGATTTTAACTATAAATCCTATGATGTGTTTTGCTGGAATTTAACAAAGGAAATAAAATGCTTTTCTTTTTTTGAAGCAAAAGAGGCAGAGCCTCCTGAGGAGGCGTGCAGAATCGGCAATGTCTGCGTAAGCCTGATATTTATAGATAATTATTTCGATGTGATGGAAACCATAGAGGAATCGAGAAAGCCTCTTGTGATAGCGTTAATAGACAGAAAAATAAATGCCTTTGTACAAAGTGTTGAAGGTGTCGTAAAGAAGTTTGAAAAAGATAGATATATATTTATATTTGACGGAAGCAAACTGGAAGCCATTAAACAGAAGAAATTTTATATATTAGACCAAATCAGGGAAATCGATATGGGCAATAAGGTTCCCATAACCCTCAGCATCGGCATCGGAATAAACGGCAGAAGCCTCCACCACAATATGGAATATGCCAGAGCGGCAATTGACCTCGCCTTAGGCAGAGGAGGCGACCAGGCCCTTATAAAAGACGGAGAAAATTATCAGTTCTTCGGGGGAAAAGCAAGAGAAATAGAAATCAACAGCGGCGTAAGGGCCAGAGTAAAGGCCTACGCCATGACGGAGCTTATTAACGAATGCAGCGACGTTTTAATCATGGGCCATAGAAATGCCGACCTTGACTGCCTTGGGGCAGGAGTAGGCATCTATCGGATTGTATCCGACCACGGTAAAAAAGCCCATATCGTTCTTAATGATGTTTCCACGAGTATAAAGGGCATGTATGATAAGCTGATGGAAATATCCTGCTACAGGGAAGGCTGCTTCATTACGGGAGAAGAGGCTCTTGAAAAAATCGGGTATAATACCTTGCTCGTCGTAGTAGACAGCCACAGGCCCAGTATTTTAGAATGCCCGGAGCTTATAGAGCGCTCCCATAAAACGGTGGTTATAGACCACCACAGAAAAGGTGCGGAGTTTGTTAAAAATCCGGTTTTAACTTATCATGAGCCTTATGCTTCTTCCACCTGCGAGTTGATAACGGATATGCTCCGATACCTTAATTTAAAAATACAGCTTAGTGCTACGGAAGCCGATGCTCTTCTTGCAGGGATAACCGTAGATACTAAAAATTACGTTATAAAAACAGGCACGAAAACCTTTGAAGCCGCAGCCTATTTAAAACGAAGCGGTGCAGATACCATCAGAGTAAGAATGGTAATGCAAAACGATATGGAATCTTATAAGGCTAAGGCCATGGCGGTTAATAACGCCAAAATATTCATGGAAAACATCGCTATTGCCGTATGCCCTGCTTATGTGGAAAACCCCGAGCTTACGACAGCCCAAATATCCGATGATCTCCTGAATATAACAGGCATAGAAGCTTCCTTCGCCGTATATTTTGACCATGCAGGAGAAAAGGTCCATATCAGTGCCAGAAGCCTTGGCGGAATCAATGTTCAGCGGATTATGGAGAAAATGGGCGGCGGCGGCCACCAGACGGCGGCAGGAACCCAGATTGTATCAGAGGACATGGAAGAAGTTATGGAAAGACTGGAAGAAAGCATAGAAAGCTATTTAAATTCAAATAAAATCGAGAAAATATAG